AAAAAATGTTAAAGAAACGGCTTTTTACACCAGGCCCTACATCTGTTCCCGAAGAAGTATTATTGGAAATGGCATCTCCTATTATGCATCATAGAACCGACGAATTTATAAAAATTGCCGGAGAGGTATTTGAAGGGTTGAAGTATGTATTCCAGACAAAAAACGATGTATTCATTATTGCCTCTTCAGGAACAGGAGCAATGGAAGCAAGTGTGGTAAACTTTCTTTCTGAAGGTGATAAAGTAATAGTAATCTCTGGTGGTAAGTTTGGAGAAAGGTTTAAGGAAATATCTACTGCCTATAAACTGGATGTAATACCTGTAGAACTTGAATGGGGGAAGAAATTAAATTCCGATGTAGTCAAAAATCTATTAGAGAAGAATAGAGATGTAAAAGCGGTCTTCAGTACACTATGTGAAACATCTACAGCAACACACTTTGATATAGAAGCGCTGGGAGAGATTGTATCAAAATATGATGATACAATACTTGTTGTTGATACAATAAGTTCACTCGGAGCAATGCCATGCCTTACAGATGAGTGGAAGATAGATGTTGTAGTTACTGGCTCACAGAAGGCATTTATGTTACCACCAGGGCTTGCTTTTATCTCTGTAAGTGAAAAAGCGTGGAAAAAAACAGAAACATCAAATCTCCCAAAATATTATTTCAACCTTAAAAAATATAAGAAGACACTTGCTAAAAATGATTTCCCCTTTACCATCCCTGTATCTCTGGTAGTGGGCTTAAGAAAGTCCTTACAGATGATTAAAAACATCGGGATTGAAAAGATATGGGAAGAACACCGTCTCCGTGCTGAAGCAACGAGACAGGCACTTATATCAGCAGGGTTAAAACTTCTATCTGAAAATCCTTCAGATGCAGTAACAGCAGTCCTTCTCCCTGAAGGTGTGGATGGTGATAAACTGGTAAAAATTTTAAGGACAAAGTATGGTATGTCTATTGCAGGTGGACAGGACCATCTTAAAGGCAAAATCATAAGAATCTCA
The window above is part of the bacterium genome. Proteins encoded here:
- a CDS encoding alanine--glyoxylate aminotransferase family protein is translated as MLKKRLFTPGPTSVPEEVLLEMASPIMHHRTDEFIKIAGEVFEGLKYVFQTKNDVFIIASSGTGAMEASVVNFLSEGDKVIVISGGKFGERFKEISTAYKLDVIPVELEWGKKLNSDVVKNLLEKNRDVKAVFSTLCETSTATHFDIEALGEIVSKYDDTILVVDTISSLGAMPCLTDEWKIDVVVTGSQKAFMLPPGLAFISVSEKAWKKTETSNLPKYYFNLKKYKKTLAKNDFPFTIPVSLVVGLRKSLQMIKNIGIEKIWEEHRLRAEATRQALISAGLKLLSENPSDAVTAVLLPEGVDGDKLVKILRTKYGMSIAGGQDHLKGKIIRISHLGWQDEFDVLTAISAVGVGLKEMGVDIDIEKGLSIARKILFGSAR